Proteins encoded in a region of the Candidatus Limnocylindria bacterium genome:
- a CDS encoding zinc-binding alcohol dehydrogenase, protein MTASVWFPRAREVEIRDEIVGHAGPGEIRVHAIASGLSHGTEMLVFRGEVPVDLALDLPTLAGSYAFPIKFGYASVGRVIETGAGVTELAPGDHVFVHHPHQQEYVVRATSAVRLPKRLPPELGVFVANCETALNVVLDAHPHLGDEVVVIGQGVVGLLVTQLLERAGALVTAVEPIAARRELALRGGAEDAVAPEAALARIATRTKGRGADVVVEASGNAGALQLAIDAAAFQASVVVCSWYGTKPVSLDLGSRFHRQRLRLVSSQVSQIDTALAPRWDRQRRLDTALALLEELVLGPLISHRIPFARAAEAYELVDQRPEETVQVILTYD, encoded by the coding sequence ATGACCGCGAGCGTCTGGTTCCCCCGTGCACGTGAGGTCGAGATCCGCGACGAGATCGTCGGCCATGCCGGCCCGGGCGAGATCCGCGTCCACGCCATCGCCTCGGGTCTGTCGCACGGCACGGAGATGCTCGTGTTCCGTGGCGAGGTCCCGGTGGACCTCGCGCTCGACCTGCCAACGCTCGCCGGCAGCTACGCGTTCCCGATCAAGTTCGGGTACGCGAGCGTGGGCCGCGTCATCGAAACGGGCGCGGGTGTGACGGAGCTCGCGCCGGGCGACCACGTGTTCGTTCATCACCCGCATCAGCAGGAATACGTCGTCCGAGCCACGTCGGCGGTGCGGCTTCCAAAGCGCCTGCCTCCGGAGCTCGGCGTGTTCGTCGCGAACTGCGAGACCGCGCTGAACGTCGTGCTTGATGCGCACCCGCATCTCGGCGACGAGGTCGTAGTGATCGGCCAGGGCGTGGTCGGCCTGCTCGTGACGCAGCTGCTGGAGCGAGCCGGTGCGCTCGTCACCGCGGTCGAGCCGATCGCTGCTCGTCGCGAGCTCGCGCTGCGCGGAGGCGCTGAGGATGCGGTCGCGCCCGAGGCGGCCCTGGCGCGTATCGCCACGCGCACGAAAGGCCGCGGCGCGGATGTGGTCGTCGAGGCGAGCGGCAACGCAGGCGCCCTGCAGCTCGCGATCGACGCCGCCGCGTTCCAGGCATCCGTCGTCGTGTGCTCGTGGTACGGCACCAAGCCGGTGAGCCTCGATCTCGGCTCCCGCTTCCATCGCCAGCGGCTGCGACTGGTCAGCTCGCAGGTGTCGCAGATCGATACGGCCCTCGCGCCGCGCTGGGATCGCCAGCGGCGCCTCGACACCGCGCTCGCGCTGCTCGAGGAGCTCGTCCTCGGCCCGCTCATCTCGCACCGCATCCCGTTCGCGCGCGCGGCGGAGGCGTACGAGCTCGTGGACCAGCGCCCCGAAGAGACCGTGCAGGTGATCCTCACCTACGACTGA
- a CDS encoding glycosyltransferase family 4 protein, translating into MLLVSGDVKRRTGGNLYDRRMERACRRAGVRLRVVAVASTAQARSEMRRHRPRVIVIDSIAVTVAAPLIGWARREFGSRVIVLMHMPTRARGTRALLRAADRVVAVGPDLARALARQGVPRSRLSVIPPGCDGIPRVARRPRGARDDTLRVLAVANWAPAKGIATLVAASARVPGVRLDLVGDPGAGVYRDVVRARMTSNRPGRRVVVHGALDERALARRYAEADVFALPTEREGYGIVFGEALALGLPVIAADIAPVRAIVGDAGLFVPPRRVRSLAAALRLMTDEWLRLRLAKNARVRARALPRWATSQAAFVALIRQETRIAVARR; encoded by the coding sequence GTGCTGCTCGTCAGCGGCGACGTCAAGCGGCGAACGGGCGGAAACCTCTACGACCGGCGCATGGAGCGCGCGTGCCGGCGCGCGGGCGTCCGGCTCCGTGTCGTGGCAGTCGCGTCGACGGCACAGGCGCGCTCCGAGATGCGGCGTCATCGGCCGCGCGTGATCGTGATCGACAGCATCGCCGTCACGGTCGCGGCGCCTCTGATCGGCTGGGCTCGGCGTGAGTTCGGCTCTCGCGTGATCGTGCTCATGCACATGCCCACACGCGCGCGCGGAACGCGCGCTCTGCTGCGCGCCGCCGATCGCGTCGTCGCGGTCGGTCCCGACCTCGCGCGCGCGCTCGCGCGTCAGGGCGTGCCTCGCTCTCGCCTCTCCGTGATCCCACCCGGATGCGACGGGATCCCGCGCGTCGCGCGCCGCCCGCGCGGAGCCCGCGACGACACGCTGCGCGTCCTCGCGGTCGCGAACTGGGCACCGGCGAAGGGCATCGCCACGCTCGTGGCCGCGTCGGCGCGGGTGCCCGGTGTCCGTCTCGATCTCGTCGGTGACCCCGGCGCGGGCGTGTACCGGGATGTTGTTCGCGCACGCATGACGTCGAACCGGCCGGGCCGCCGCGTCGTGGTGCACGGCGCGCTGGATGAACGGGCGCTCGCGCGGCGCTACGCGGAGGCGGACGTCTTCGCGCTGCCCACCGAACGCGAGGGGTACGGGATCGTGTTCGGTGAGGCGCTCGCACTCGGCCTGCCGGTCATCGCCGCGGACATCGCGCCGGTGCGCGCCATCGTCGGCGACGCAGGGTTGTTCGTTCCGCCTCGACGTGTGCGATCGCTCGCGGCCGCTCTGCGACTCATGACGGATGAATGGCTGCGGCTGCGGCTCGCGAAGAACGCGCGGGTCAGGGCGCGCGCTTTACCGCGCTGGGCGACCAGTCAAGCTGCGTTCGTTGCCCTCATCAGGCAGGAGACGCGGATAGCCGTTGCCCGCCGGTGA